Proteins from a genomic interval of Chanodichthys erythropterus isolate Z2021 chromosome 8, ASM2448905v1, whole genome shotgun sequence:
- the drd4-rs gene encoding dopamine receptor D4 related sequence, giving the protein MVNVTPSIYPAAAHEGYNYLALICGVPLILIIILGNILVCLSVFTERSLKTATNYFIVSLAVADLLLAVLVLPLYVYSEFLGGMWTLSMYICDALMTMDVMLCTASILNLCAISVDRYIAVVVPLKYNRNQFSVRQLVLITATWVLSLGVASPVIFGLNQVPNRNPHVCKLEDNQFVVYSSICSFFVPCPVMLLLYYWMFRGLKRWSSGRSRSHLRRPPRGRRSLSLRLGAALQKEKGRAREKVVYLMPASLSPTSLTPTPTTPVSSASPVTITTDEQAEGQIPAAESDPMTTQMDSVSDAENPERATEDESGRENGVGKNHRSHAGRRHSKSNRVSGRERKAMKVLPVVVGVFLACWTPFFVVHVTKALCESCDIGPTLISVVTWLGYVNSAVNPIIYTAFNVEFRNVFHKLLCCRS; this is encoded by the exons ATGGTCAATGTGACGCCCAGTATATACCCAGCGGCGGCCCACGAGGGGTACAACTACCTCGCGTTGATATGTGGCGTGCCTctcatcctcatcatcatctTGGGGAACATCCTAGTGTGCCTCAGTGTGTTCACTGAACGCTCCCTTAAAACCGCAACTAACTACTTCATTGTCAGTCTGGCCGTGGCCGACCTCCTGCTGGCCGTGCTGGTCCTCCCGCTCTACGTCTACTCTGAG TTCCTGGGAGGCATGTGGACCCTGAGTATGTACATCTGTGATGCCCTAATGACTATGGACGTGATGCTCTGCACTGCTTCCATTTTGAATCTATGTGCAATTAGTGTGGACAG GTACATTGCAGTGGTGGTCCCTCTGAAGTACAACAGGAACCAGTTTAGTGTTCGTCAGTTGGTTTTGATCACAGCCACCTGGGTGCTTTCCCTGGGTGTAGCCAGTCCTGTCATTTTCGGCTTGAACCAGGTGCCCAACAGGAACCCTCATGTGTGTAAGCTGGAGGACAACCAGTTTGTGGTCTACTCCTCCATCTGCTCCTTCTTCGTCCCCTGCCCTGTCATGCTCCTCTTGTACTACTGGATGTTCAGGGGACTAAAGCGATGGAGCTCTGGTCGTAGCCGCTCACACCTCCGCCGGCCACCCAGAGGGCGTAGGAGCCTATCTTTGCGTCTAggagcagctctacagaaggaGAAGGGACGGGCAAGGGAGAAGGTGGTGTACCTAATGCCTGCAAGTCTCAGTCCGACTTCTCTCACCCCTACCCCTACTACTCCTGTCTCCTCAGCCAGTCCGGTTACCATTACCACGGACGAGCAGGCAGAAGGTCAGATTCCGGCAGCAGAGAGTGACCCCATGACCACCCAGATGGACAGTGTTTCGGACGCAGAGAACCCTGAGAGGGCCACAGAGGATGAGAGTGGCCGGGAGAACGGTGTGGGGAAGAACCATCGTTCTCATGCGGGACGCCGCCACAGCAAGAGCAACAGGGTGAGCGGACGGGAGCGGAAGGCAATGAAGGTGCTGCCCGTGGTTGTGG GAGTTTTTCTGGCCTGCTGGACTCCTTTCTTCGTGGTCCATGTGACTAAGGCGCTGTGTGAGTCATGTGACATCGGGCCAACTCTGATCAGCGTGGTCACATGGCTTGGTTACGTGAACAGTGCCGTCAACCCCATCATCTACACTGCCTTCAACGTGGAGTTCAGGAATGTCTTTCACAAACTGCTCTGCTGTCGCTCCTGA